aaaatagacatgattgggatcattggaaaggagcaatacgagttgaatttgaatcgctcaataaaagaaaagttttcggatctatcgttatcacacctaaagatgtgaaaccagtgggatatagatgggtttttgtgcaaaaaagaaatgagaaaaatgaagttacaaggtataaagctagacttgtagctcaaggtttttctcaaagaccaggaattgattatgatgaaacttattcccctgttatggatgcaattacttttagatacttaatcagcctggcagtttctaaaaatttagaaatgcatctcatggatgttgtgactgcttatctatatggatcactcgatagtgatatatatatatatgaagatacctgaaggatttaaggtatctgaagcaaccaatgcaaaacccaaataaatgtactcaatcaagttacaaaggtctttatatgggttgaaacaatcgggtcgcatgtggtataaatgattaagtgattacttgataagcaaagagtataccaataatcttatttgcccatgagtattcattaagaaaacaacatccaaaTATGTGATaatagccgtttatgtcgatgatcttaatatcataggtacaaataaagagatccatgaagccattcaacttctaaagaaagaatttgaaatgaaagatctcggaaaaaccaagtattaccttggtttgcagattgagcatatgcctaatggtttacttgtacatcaaacaacttatacagaaaagattttaaaacgtttcaatatggacaaggcaaaaccattaagtactcctatggttgttagatcacttaatgttgacactgatccatttcgtccctgtgaagatcatgaagatatcctgggaccagaagtatcatatcttagtgcaattggagctcttatgtatcttacaaattgtacaagacctgacatttcttttacagttaatttgttggcaaggttcagctcagctcctatcaaaagacactggaatgggatcaaacacatatttcgataccttcgaggaactactgatttaggattattttattctaacgaatcaaaacaagatttggttggttatgcagatgcaggttatttatctgatccacataaagctaaatatcaaaatggatatgtattcctaaatggagatactgcaatatcatggcgttctaaaaaacaaacacttgttgcaacatcatcaaatcatgccgaagtgattgcattacatgaagctactcgggaatgtttttggttgagatcaatgacacaactcattactgattcttgtggactagaacgcgagataagtccaacaaatatctatgaagataatacagcttgcatagcacagatgaaagaagggtatatcaaaagtgaccgaacaaaacacatacctcctaaattcttctcatacactcgagatctcattaaggacaaccagattgaaatgagatatgttcaatccagcaaaaactctgccgatcttttcaccaaagcactcccaactgctattttcagaacacacgttcacaatattggcatgaggcatgttcaaaagatgtaacagatcAGTGATGTCTACTTGACGGGGAGTCaattctatgctgcactctttttcccttagctaaagttttttcccactgggttttctttagcaaggtttttaatgaggcagtactagttgatctctaataaattgtcatccaagggggagtgttatgatactAAAAGTTAAAAAACATGTGGAtgacaatttaataattcatacgcaTGCATATGAATAGAACTTTGCATAGTAAaatttgtaatataaatatatcatCTGTGTTAGCCTTGTAAGATACAATGATATAGAAAATTTTATTCTTCTCTCTTTTATATCTGCTCATATATATTTATAAGAAGGCTTGTTGCTAAGATCAGctataaaggtagttataagcctactgaattataacatatagtGAATAACGTGAAGCATAGTATCACTGAGAAATTTATAAGTAAATAAGTAGTTAAAATTactttcttgcttttcaaaaaaaaaaaaaaacaaatatatatttatgaatatgtTAAAAATTAAcgaaatatgtatatagatatataaaaaagGAAATAAATCAAATTTATCTATTACCTTATAAGGTAATTTCTTAATTACATGCCACATACACAATTTgtgtgtgacgatccggaaatttctgaccaaatttaaactttatctttacatatttccgacacgataagcaaagtctgtaatgtggaatctcaaaaactttgaactgttttcatgaattcatttgacctttgactactcccgacgattcacgaacaattgttgtaaataaaaatgtatatatatatatatatatatatatatatatatatatatatatatatatatatatatataggtaaatataaataatagtatatatatatatatatatatatatatatatatatatatatatatatatatatatatatatatatataataatttgagacaataagatacaatttaaatcatttgaattgaatatgtaaaataatatacaaggtaataaagtgattattaaaataaaattatatataagtaaacataattattatgatatatatatatattggaaaataaataaaaagtttaaCTATTATATGTCATATAATTAGTAAAATATACAAAAttgataatataatactaatatattaaatgcaGATTGAAAatataatgttataataatattattagtatatctattatttactattaatattaatataaatattagaattattaataataatattattattattgttatatacataactaaaaagttatcatcaaaaataaagatgataaacttaaatattaatataagaatgatggaaattataattattactattatattatctttataaatattattacaattaatatcattaatattattaatattagtattagtatagttatgtttattagaaaataatacaaactattatcattatcattaataatataattattaacatttttatgatTTTGGTATCATTATtacttactattattgatataataattattaatattaataatataattattaattattaatataaatttaattATATCTTTATCAAGAACTTGTACGATTTCTATCTGCTTTCatcatcaattttttttattttgtttctgTCCCTTATATGGTTACATATCGAATGAAATCATATATACCACCAAAAATCATTAGCAATCAGAATCACCTTTTTATTTGAATTACTTATTTTTTCTGATTCAGGAACCAAATACCCACGTCCTTATATATATAACCGCTCGATTCAGCTGTAAAATCAGACATTCCAATTATTTTTCactatcattatcaattatcaatgttAATAAATTCAGTTTATCGAATTAAAAATCGAAAATAAAGATGAGACAGTCGGTACCtctgtttctattttatttttcaAGAATAACGAAATCGAAAGAAATTGCAAAAAGTATAAATGACATTCTGTTAGGAATAATGTGTTCAAACTTTCTTCAAAGTTCCATTTTCCAATTTTCAGTATCTTGtttaaattttcgagtcaaagcttTATTCTAAAAAGTCAACCGAGATGTTCTTGACAAAAATTCGAATTTGCttttatgtttcaagttaaattaagaATACATAAAGTTTCTAGGAAGGAGTTAGGACATATTTCATGTTAGGAGTTTTACCTAAAACGATCTGGAAATCAAATTTTGAATTTGAGTTTTGAGTGTTCATCGTGGGGATGTTTACAGCAGaaattctttattttttttattttattttatttgatgGAACCAATATTGTTACAAATCAATTGAAAGTTAATTTCAAACTTTATTTATAAAACAAAATTTGTTATTGGATTGAGATTAGGATGTCTGGATCGAATTGGAGCTGAAAGAGAAGAAGATATGAACATAAAATATATACGGGTTATAATAATTTGTTATGGGATTAAACCAGAAAAAGCATAACAGAAGGATGGTTTAGGTTGCTagcgggtatgcgagaggtcgggggttcgagcccggtcatgggtgttttttttagaaaaaccaattaaaggtagttttatttgttatttttttatttttataattattattattattattattattattattattattattattattattattattattattattattattattattattattattattattattattattattattattattattattattattattattattattattattattatgatgatgattatgattgttatttttattgttattcttatgtattattaattattgttattaattcaagtattattgttattattattagcattattatttagaaattattagtattaacattattattaatataagtattattattattattattattattattattattattattattattattattattttaatattattgttaatattagttattattaatattatcattattactaataaaagttatcatttattattactaacacgattaaaaattacaattatgactactatcgttatcattatcactagtattattattaagtaataatattattaatattatcatttgtattgttataagtaatattaatattattaatagtacgattttagtattattataaatattatgattatgaataacattggtaatattattataaaaaggatacgatttattagtactttaataaatatttgtattattatcattttatatatatagtaaaattattattattaacataagtatattattaacgttattattactatttttatctttactaatattaacttagtataattggaACTACggctttgataaacaaatgaaatatatatacataaatatatttaacacatacaacataacaaagtattttttttctacatatataaaacgaatatatgaaacctaaatatattattaatataaaaatgatataattaataagttatatatatataaacttattcgattacgattatgagtattgataaatatacaaatgatataggttcgtgaatccgaggccaaccctacaattgttaaatgacgttatatgtatttttactacaaaatacagtatggtgagtttcatttgcctttttacactttatatttttgggctgagaatatatgcgcaagttttataaatgttttacgaaatagacacaagtaaatgaaactacattatatggttgaatgatcgaagccgaatatgcccctttttactaggtaacctaagaattagggaacatcactaattttaagaattagtgcacgcctaattgacgcgaatcctaaagatagatctatgggtccgacgaaccccatccaaagtaccggatgctttagtacttcgatgttgttttatatcatgtccgaaggattttccggaatgataggggatattcttatatgcatcttgttaatgtcggttaccaggtgttcaccgtatgaatgatttttatctctatgtatgggacgtatatttatgagaactggaaatgaaatcttgtggtctattaaaatgatgaatgattatgataaactaatgaactcaccaaccttttagttgacactttaaagcatgtttattctcaggtatgaaagaaatcttccgatgtgcatttgctcgttttagagatattacttggagtcattcatgacatatttcaaaaaacgttacattcgagtcgttgagttcatcaagattattattaagtcaattatagttggatatattatgaaatggtatgcataccgtcaactttcgttgtaatgaaagattgtcttttcaaaaacgaatgcaatgttagtaaaatgtatcatatagaggtcaagtacctcgcgatgtaatcaattgtaatgtattcgtccggatggattaggacgggttattagaTTGTGTGTAGACTCAGACAACACATTTTTAATAGCTTCTTTCATGGCCGGGTCCTGGTCCGTAAGAACTAATTGGGGTTGATTTGGACGCACTTTTAAAAAGGCCTTAAGCAACCATTGATAACTTTCTATAGTTTCGTGCTTAAGAAGACCACCACCAAACGTAACATACTTATTGTGGTGATCCACACCAGTAAATGGAACGAACACCATGTTGTACCTAATAAAATACAGAAAAAGATATATGTAATGtgtaaaaaaaaacgttaacattattGGCAAACACTTTAATTATGTTTTATAGAAATTCAACTAGTATGACACACCAAACAGTTGTTATGTGGTCCTTGGTACACAAATCTGTGAACTGAAGTGCacttaaaatttaaaaagaaaaaatatataaagtGAACAAGTGAACATCAGATCATACCATAAACACAGATGTTCAAACAAATATAATATCACAGTCACCAACTAAAGCATATTGGCAAGCATAAGTCAAACTATATTTGTTACCTGTTGGTATTGTATGTAGCATCAAAAGCTAGCACAGCGCCAAACTCCTGGTAATTAAACCAGGAGGTCTCATCAGCCCAGAATAAACCCACTAGCTCATCTTTCTCAGTTTTGTAGTGAAAACAAAACTCTGGATTGTTTAACTTCCTCTTGCTGAACCTGTCGATCAACATTTGGGCATCTCTTTCTCCAATACAAACATTCACATCTCTTTGGTGATTCTTATAATCAACAGCAGTTCCCCTAACTTGATCGTATCCTCCTTTAAGGCAAGCACGTAGACGGTATGCCTTGACGGGTTCGATATTGTTCTTACCCACTGTTTGGATAAAACGCCGGTCTTCATACTCCAACTGTCTATGTACTTTTGTGAAATGTTTATCTTGTGGTATATCAAGTACATGATTGTGATTCTCTACAAAGCCATATACCTGACATTTATTTGTTCCCTCAATCATCTTCAGATTTATTCTAGCATAACAATCTGTTACTTTTATGTTCGAGTTTCGTCTTTGACATGTAGGTTTTTTTTAATATTATGCGCACCATTCTCTTCGACATTAACATTCTGTTGTTGACTGTTGTCCCCCCTACAACATGTTGTAATGAATCAACATCTGTTTTCTTATTCGGTTTACCTTGTCTGTTGCACACAAATAACCTATGAGATAAATCCCCATTTGCTTTATGTTTAGCTGTGTATTTTCTAACAGTGAAACCAGCTCTTTCGGCATAACTTTGATAAAAAACTAATGCTTCCTCAATTGAGTTAAACGTTGTTCCTATAACTGGTTTGTAAGTCGTTTCAACTTCAGGTATGAAATATATGCTCCCTTTAGGCGTGTAGAATGGAACACTTGAAGTAAATGCACCTATTATTAACAGTTATTGCAACATATGAACTAACTCATAAATGGTCTGTAACCACAATAATTTATTAGTAATGAATTTGACACAAGTCAGTTACAGATTTCAATTTAATAAAATTGATAAACATGACTGTAATTATATTAATGTATACATTCAACTAGTGACCTAAATTAAAAAACACATACTGATTCACAAAAAACTAAAGTCACATGATAATATCAAAAACTAGAAAAAAGCGCTTACCTTCAATGCGATTAGGGCTCGATATTTCGTTAACAACATTAATAGGTTCCAAATCCAGAGAGTCAAAAACTGCTACTTGGTTTGCTTCTCCATCAGTATTTTGAAGATCTTCATTATGCAATTGGTCCAATTCATCTTCAATATCAGACATTTGGAATTAATAAAAAACGATAATAGTATTCGGCAATTAATCAATTGAATTTTAATTGTGGATATGATACTGATTGAGTCTTTGAAATGGGATACGTTTGATAGTAAGACCGATGTGTATAACTGGAAATCCATAACCGCTGTGGCAATTATCGTTGGATAACCGCTGTTGTAGTTTTAAGAGAAGAATGAAACTGGAAGATTGTCAATATATATTTGTAAATGACTTTTTTATCGCTATGTATTTTGGTTCTCAAAGTTCTCACTAATTTGTTGGTTCTCATTtgaaattctatatatatatatatatatatatatatatatatatatatatatatatatatatatattataggaaAATTTTTTACATAAAAATGAATTTCTTTGGAGAGAGCCATGATTTTTAGCTAAATTTTttgaaccaaaaaaaaaaaaaaaaactatatactTTTTACAGTAAAATATGATTAAAACATACGTAGATACAAATAGTTAGGCAATTCCCTATATCTTCCGTGAAAACTCTTTGCTAACGGATGTTAATAACATAGATAGGTAGCAAGTTGTTAGTAGGTGTGTTAATGAATCCTGCAACGGAAGGCTAACGGATATATGTGGGGTCtctattattttattttgtacTATTTGCTTCACTACTTGTACATATTATATTTTATGGATATATTTTTTTGGTATTATTTAGTTGTAGATAGAAAGTGTTTAGTTAAAAGATTATTAAAGTTTTTTGCGTTGATGTAGCACTGATATAAAGTAGCTAAGTTCTTTTAAAAATGTTAAAATATGGAATGGCCTTGCATGTAAATAAGAAACATATGGGGACCAGTGGGTTGTTAAAAGAATTAATTCTAATTCACAGCAACAAAATTCAAATATTAACACCCTAACAATCAAAATGGCTTCACATTCTTACTATGTAATTGACCAAATTCAGTGTAACATATAATTATGTTTCGACATAGGAAACATTAGAGTGATATAATAAAACTTGTTAAAACAACGAAGACATACGTTTACTTAGCTTTAACAAAGGAATATAAACAAAGATCATTACCTAAATCGTTTATCTAACAATTGACATCGAGTTATATATACACAACATAAGATTAATATAGCA
The window above is part of the Rutidosis leptorrhynchoides isolate AG116_Rl617_1_P2 chromosome 1, CSIRO_AGI_Rlap_v1, whole genome shotgun sequence genome. Proteins encoded here:
- the LOC139842769 gene encoding protein FAR1-RELATED SEQUENCE 5-like; translation: MSDIEDELDQLHNEDLQNTDGEANQVAVFDSLDLEPINVVNEISSPNRIEGAFTSSVPFYTPKGSIYFIPEVETTYKPVIGTTFNSIEEALVFYQSYAERAGFTVRKYTAKHKANGDLSHRLFVCNRQGKPNKKTDVDSLQHVVGGTTVNNRMLMSKRMVYGFVENHNHVLDIPQDKHFTKVHRQLEYEDRRFIQTVGKNNIEPVKAYRLRACLKGGYDQVRGTAVDYKNHQRDVNVCIGERDAQMLIDRFSKRKLNNPEFCFHYKTEKDELVGLFWADETSWFNYQEFGAVLAFDATYNTNR